The following are encoded in a window of Prochlorococcus marinus str. MIT 1013 genomic DNA:
- a CDS encoding SpoIID/LytB domain-containing protein, with product MIKSYLPVQKRFLICGLLLLIGGYDSNQVCIANPGKVEVFATHQALPNTPLISLEKNVLLVGIKPYLGKEIIGNNNSPSLRLLSNGRNLILKDADGIIRKAKEINIGWRAEKLLKPKVFVRQTIGPFASFESAERLANDLKDKGIESTIAHPFDWEVWVSAHIKIPPSIKSIYQKIKVSNTVFPYLDGNNGKIVLKGPISLRAPDGLRWEKGIYLGPFSIQPDAYGSWTLVEHVPIERYLNGVVPYEIGANSPAAALAAQAVLARTWAVANSHRFKVDGYNLCSDTQCQVYKDPSKANQKIKTAIKKTAGKILTWNKKPINTVYHATNGGVMASVDEAWSINQVPYLQMRLDGPTRWTRLVDLPLTNEKYLKSFLFSKSEAFGSDHPLFRWERTLESSQISKQFNQAKKVSSSFYPSKIKVDKRGSSGRVTSLKIEGKSGSEIFLKLDEIRRVLRQLPSTLFVVKEIKEGKWLFSGGGFGHGAGMSQSGAIELAKNGWTTKQILSHYYPKTKYGFLP from the coding sequence GTGATTAAAAGTTATTTACCGGTTCAAAAACGTTTCTTGATTTGTGGTTTGCTTCTCTTGATTGGCGGATATGATTCAAATCAAGTTTGTATAGCTAATCCTGGCAAAGTTGAGGTTTTTGCAACTCATCAGGCACTTCCTAATACGCCTTTAATTAGCCTAGAAAAAAATGTACTGCTTGTTGGGATCAAGCCATATTTAGGAAAGGAGATCATTGGTAATAATAATTCGCCATCTTTGAGACTTTTAAGTAATGGCAGAAATTTGATTTTGAAAGATGCTGATGGAATCATTCGAAAGGCTAAAGAAATTAATATTGGTTGGCGAGCAGAAAAATTGCTAAAACCAAAAGTATTTGTTCGTCAGACAATTGGTCCCTTTGCAAGTTTCGAGTCTGCTGAAAGATTGGCAAATGATTTAAAAGATAAAGGTATTGAATCAACTATTGCTCATCCGTTTGATTGGGAGGTTTGGGTTTCGGCTCACATCAAAATTCCACCATCAATTAAGTCGATCTATCAAAAAATAAAAGTTTCAAACACTGTTTTTCCTTATCTAGATGGAAATAATGGAAAGATTGTTCTCAAAGGGCCTATTTCTTTGCGAGCCCCTGATGGGTTGCGCTGGGAGAAGGGAATATACTTGGGTCCTTTTTCCATACAGCCAGATGCATATGGAAGTTGGACTTTAGTTGAGCATGTCCCTATTGAGAGATATTTAAATGGAGTAGTTCCTTATGAAATTGGAGCAAACTCTCCAGCAGCAGCTTTAGCAGCGCAGGCTGTTTTAGCTAGAACTTGGGCTGTGGCTAATAGTCATAGATTCAAAGTTGATGGATACAATCTTTGCAGTGATACCCAATGTCAGGTTTACAAGGATCCATCTAAAGCCAATCAAAAAATTAAAACGGCCATAAAAAAAACTGCTGGTAAAATTTTGACCTGGAATAAAAAGCCAATAAATACCGTTTATCACGCTACAAATGGTGGAGTAATGGCCTCAGTCGATGAAGCTTGGTCAATCAATCAAGTTCCTTATCTGCAAATGCGCTTGGATGGGCCAACACGTTGGACACGTCTGGTTGATTTACCTCTAACAAATGAAAAATATTTGAAATCTTTTTTATTTTCAAAGTCTGAGGCTTTTGGTTCTGATCATCCACTTTTCAGATGGGAAAGAACGCTAGAGTCCTCTCAGATATCTAAACAGTTCAATCAAGCTAAAAAAGTTAGCAGTTCCTTTTATCCAAGTAAAATCAAGGTTGATAAGAGAGGAAGTAGTGGGAGAGTTACTTCTTTGAAAATTGAAGGAAAGAGTGGTTCAGAAATTTTCCTTAAACTTGATGAAATACGACGTGTTCTTAGACAATTACCGAGCACATTATTTGTTGTTAAAGAAATTAAAGAAGGTAAATGGCTTTTTTCTGGTGGAGGCTTTGGCCATGGAGCAGGAATGTCTCAGTCTGGGGCTATAGAATTGGCAAAAAATGGATGGACTACCAAACAAATTCTTTCTCATTATTATCCAAAAACTAAATATGGATTTTTGCCTTAG
- the rpmI gene encoding 50S ribosomal protein L35: MPKLKTRKAAAKRFKATGTGKFMRRRAFHNHLLDHKSPKLKRHLKTKAVVDERDAENVSLMLPYA, from the coding sequence ATGCCAAAGCTCAAGACCCGCAAAGCTGCTGCAAAGCGGTTCAAAGCAACAGGCACTGGCAAGTTCATGAGACGTCGTGCATTTCACAATCACTTACTCGACCACAAGAGTCCTAAATTAAAAAGGCACCTTAAAACAAAAGCAGTCGTAGATGAACGTGATGCAGAAAACGTAAGCCTCATGCTTCCCTATGCATAA
- the rplT gene encoding 50S ribosomal protein L20 — protein MARVKRGNVARKRRNKILRLAKGFRGGNGTLFRTANQRVMKALCNAYRDRRRRKRDFRRLWIARINAAARLNGLSYSKFMGSLKKADVIINRKMLAQLAVTDPKTFSNIAVNSKS, from the coding sequence ATGGCACGCGTTAAAAGAGGTAATGTTGCTAGAAAACGTAGAAACAAAATCCTTCGTCTAGCCAAAGGATTTAGAGGCGGAAATGGAACTCTTTTCCGAACGGCAAATCAAAGAGTAATGAAAGCACTTTGTAATGCATATAGGGACAGAAGAAGAAGAAAGCGCGATTTCAGAAGGCTTTGGATTGCAAGAATCAATGCAGCAGCTAGATTAAATGGCTTAAGTTATAGCAAGTTTATGGGTAGCTTAAAAAAAGCTGATGTAATAATAAACAGAAAAATGTTGGCTCAATTAGCTGTTACTGATCCTAAAACATTCTCAAATATTGCAGTTAATTCAAAAAGTTAA